A window of Streptomyces broussonetiae genomic DNA:
AGCTGGAAGTGACCGCCCGCACGCACGACGGCATCATCATGGGCCTGCGCCACCGTGAACTGCCGGTCGAGGGCGTGCAGTTCCATCCCGAGTCGGTGCTGACCGAGCACGGGCACCGGATGCTGGCCAACTGGCTGGTGGAATGCGGCGACCAGGGTGCCGTGGCGAGGTCGGCGGGGCTCGCCCCGGTGGTGGGCAGGGCCACGGCGTGACCGCGCTGCGCCCGGAGCGCAAGACCGATGCCTCGTACGGGGATCAGTCGTACGAGGCCTCCGGTGCGCTCGGGCAGTGGGACGCGACGGGCGCCCGTGAGCCGCACGGGGCACAGGGGTCCTACAAGGAGCCGTACGAGGAGCCGTACGAGCCGTACGAGCCGTACCGGGATCCTCTCGACGACGAGACGATGGCGCTACGGGTCCCCGATCCGGCGGCGGGCCCGCAGAACGAGGCTGTAAGCGTCTCTGCGGGCTCTTCGGCCTCCTCCTCGCCCGAACCCGCGGCCGGCGGTCGTGCGGCCCGCAGAAAGGCCGCCAAGCGCCGTGGCGGCGGGCGGCACGGCGGGAACCGGGGGACCGCGCCCGCCGCGGCACCGGAAACCGGCCGGCCGCTGTCCCGGGTCGAGGCCCGCCGGCAGGCGCGGCTGCGCAAACCGTCTCCGGCCGTCGTTGCGAGCCGGGCCATCGGCGAGGTGTTCATCACCACCGGTGTGCTGATGCTGCTGTTCGTCACCTACCAGCTGTGGTGGACCAACGTCCGCGCCCATGCGCAGGCGGGCAGCGAGACGCACCAGCTGCAGGACGACTGGGCCAGCGGCAAGCGCAACCCGGGCGTCTTCGCGCCGGGGCAGGGCTTCGCCATCCTGCACATCCCCACGCTGGACGTGGTGGCGCCGATCGCGGAGGGCGTCAGCAACGCGAAGGTGCTCGACAAGGGCATGGTCGGGCACTACGGCGAGGCGCCGCTGAAGACGGCGATGCCCGACGCCAGGACCGGCAACTTCGGTCTCGCGGCGCACCGCAACACCCATGGCGAACCGTTCCGGTACATCAACAGGCTCAAGCCCGGTGACGCGGTCGTGGTCGAGACGCAGGACACCTACTACGTGTACAAGGTGACGTCGACGCTTCCGGTGACCTCGCCGTCCAACACCAGCGTGCTGGACCCGGTTCCGAGGGGCTCCGGATTCACCGGGCCCGGCCGCTACATCACCCTCACCACCTGCACGCCGGAGTTCACCAGCAAGTACCGGTTGATCGTCTGGGGCAAGATGGTCCAGGAACGCCCGCGCAGCGAGGGCAAGCCGGACGCGCTCATCGAGTAGGGCTCATCACACAGGGGCAGAGGAAGACAGTGGCAGCGACCGCCGACGAGACCCAAACACACCCGGACGCGTCCGAGCCGGAGCCCGCCGAGCACCACCGGCGACCCGGGCGGATCGCGAAGGCGGTGAGCGTCTTCGGTGAACTCCTCATCACGGCGGGCCTGTTGCTCGCTCTGTTCGTCGTCTACTCCCTGTGGTGGACGAACGTGATAGCGGACCGCAAGGCGGACAAACAGGCCGACAAGGTGCGTCAGCACTGGGCGCAGGAGAAGGATTCCGGGCCCGGCGCGCTGGACACCAAGGACGGCATCGGCTTCCTGCACGTGCCGGCGATGAAGAACGGCGAGGTGCTGGTCGAGAAGGGCACCGGCACGGACGTCCTCAACGACGGCGTGGCCGGCTACTACACCGACCCGGTCAAGGCCACACTCCCCATGACCGGCAAGGACGGAAACTTCACCCTCGCCGCCCACCGCGACGGCCACGGCGCGAAGTTCCACAACATCGACAAGATCGGGAAGGGCGACCCGATCGTCTTCGAGACACGGGACGACTGGTACGTCTACAAGGTCTACTCGATCCTCCCCGAGACCTCGAAGTACAACGTCAAGGTCCTCACTCAGGTCCCCAAGGAGTCCGGCACGACCAAGCCGGGCCACTACATCACGCTGACGACGTGCACGCCCGTCTACACCTCGGAGTACCGCTACGTCGTGTGGGGCGAGCTGGTCCGGGTGGAGAAGGTGGACGGCAAGCGGACACCGCCGGCGGAGCTGCGCTGAAGCCGTACGGCACAGGCCCCGGAGCGCACGCGCGCTCCGGGGCCTGTGCCGTTGGGGCCGGGCTTCGGCGTCAGCCGTTGTTGCCGCCGAAGAGGCCGCCGCCGTTGTTGCCGTTTCCGCCGATGTCCATGGTGGTCAGGACGATCGTGGTGCTGCTCGGATTGGCCTGGCTGCCCGCCGGCGGGGTCTGGGTGATGACCCGTGCCTTGTCGTCGGTCGGACCGCTGACCTGGATCTGCGTGTAGCCGGCCTGCTGCAGGGTCTGCTGGGCCTGCTTCAGGGTCTGGGTGACGACGTTCGGCACCTGGCCCTGCGTCTGGCCGCCGCCCTGGAACTTGCCGACGTTGATCACCACGTTGGTGTTCTTGACGACCGAATCGCCGGCCTGCGGGTTGGTCGAGATGACCTTGCCGTCCTGCGTCTGGTCGGTCGTCGGGCTGTCGTTGCAGCTCGGCGACAGACCCAGCTGGGTCAGTTCGCTCTTCGCGTCGTCACAGGACTTGCCGACGAGGTCGCCGGGGATGGTCACCTTCTCCTCCGCCTTGGCGACGGTGAGGGTGATCGTGGAGCCCTTCTGGACCTCCGCGCCGAGCTTGGGGTCCTGGTTCAGGACGGTGCCCGCCTGCTCCGAGGAGACCTCGTCCTTGCGTACGA
This region includes:
- a CDS encoding class E sortase produces the protein MTALRPERKTDASYGDQSYEASGALGQWDATGAREPHGAQGSYKEPYEEPYEPYEPYRDPLDDETMALRVPDPAAGPQNEAVSVSAGSSASSSPEPAAGGRAARRKAAKRRGGGRHGGNRGTAPAAAPETGRPLSRVEARRQARLRKPSPAVVASRAIGEVFITTGVLMLLFVTYQLWWTNVRAHAQAGSETHQLQDDWASGKRNPGVFAPGQGFAILHIPTLDVVAPIAEGVSNAKVLDKGMVGHYGEAPLKTAMPDARTGNFGLAAHRNTHGEPFRYINRLKPGDAVVVETQDTYYVYKVTSTLPVTSPSNTSVLDPVPRGSGFTGPGRYITLTTCTPEFTSKYRLIVWGKMVQERPRSEGKPDALIE
- a CDS encoding class E sortase is translated as MAATADETQTHPDASEPEPAEHHRRPGRIAKAVSVFGELLITAGLLLALFVVYSLWWTNVIADRKADKQADKVRQHWAQEKDSGPGALDTKDGIGFLHVPAMKNGEVLVEKGTGTDVLNDGVAGYYTDPVKATLPMTGKDGNFTLAAHRDGHGAKFHNIDKIGKGDPIVFETRDDWYVYKVYSILPETSKYNVKVLTQVPKESGTTKPGHYITLTTCTPVYTSEYRYVVWGELVRVEKVDGKRTPPAELR